A window of Sphingobium herbicidovorans contains these coding sequences:
- a CDS encoding YebC/PmpR family DNA-binding transcriptional regulator, with amino-acid sequence MAGHSKFKNIMHRKGAQDKKRSSMFSKLSREITVAAKMGMPDPDMNPRLRLAVNAAKAQSMPKDNIQRAIDKAIGGDTENYEEIRYEGYGPGGVAIIVEALTDNRNRTATNVRTAFSKNGGNLGASGAVSHGFDRMGLITYPASAGDADAIFEAALEAGADDVSSNDDEHEIWTAMDALHEVAKALEAKLGPAEGAKLAWKPQTTVEVDEANAATLMKLVDTLEDDDDVQTVWGNYEVSDDVMEKLG; translated from the coding sequence GTGGCCGGCCATAGCAAATTCAAGAACATCATGCATCGCAAGGGCGCGCAGGACAAAAAGCGTTCCTCGATGTTCTCCAAGCTCAGCCGCGAAATCACCGTCGCGGCCAAGATGGGCATGCCCGACCCGGACATGAACCCCCGCCTCCGCCTCGCGGTCAACGCGGCCAAGGCGCAGTCCATGCCCAAGGACAATATCCAGCGCGCCATCGACAAGGCGATCGGCGGCGACACGGAAAATTACGAAGAAATCCGCTACGAAGGCTATGGCCCCGGCGGCGTCGCCATCATCGTCGAGGCGCTGACCGACAACCGCAACCGCACCGCGACCAACGTCCGCACCGCCTTCTCCAAAAATGGCGGCAATCTGGGCGCGTCCGGCGCGGTCAGCCACGGCTTCGACCGCATGGGCCTCATCACTTATCCCGCCAGCGCCGGCGATGCCGACGCGATCTTTGAAGCCGCTCTGGAAGCGGGCGCGGATGATGTCTCGTCGAACGACGACGAACATGAAATCTGGACCGCCATGGACGCGCTTCACGAAGTCGCCAAGGCGCTGGAAGCCAAGCTCGGCCCGGCCGAGGGCGCCAAGCTCGCCTGGAAGCCGCAGACCACCGTGGAAGTCGACGAAGCCAATGCCGCCACGCTGATGAAGCTGGTGGACACGTTGGAAGATGATGACGACGTCCAGACCGTCTGGGGCAATTACGAAGTCTCCGACGACGTTATGGAGAAGCTGGGTTAA
- a CDS encoding heavy metal-binding domain-containing protein, with product MSEIIVSTTSRLEGRPAKEYLGIVTGEVIVGANLFRDLFASVRDIVGGRSGAYEDVLQRAREQAIGEMRMRAATLGANAVVGVDLDYEVLGSNGSMLMVSASGTAILV from the coding sequence ATGTCCGAGATCATCGTCAGCACCACCAGCCGCCTGGAAGGGCGTCCGGCCAAGGAATATCTCGGCATCGTCACCGGCGAGGTGATCGTGGGCGCCAATCTCTTCCGCGATCTTTTCGCCAGCGTGCGCGACATCGTCGGCGGGCGCTCCGGCGCTTATGAGGACGTTCTCCAGCGCGCCCGCGAACAGGCTATCGGTGAAATGCGTATGCGCGCCGCCACGCTCGGCGCGAACGCCGTGGTCGGGGTCGATCTCGATTATGAAGTGCTTGGCTCCAACGGCTCCATGCTGATGGTTTCCGCCTCGGGCACGGCGATCCTCGTCTAG
- a CDS encoding DUF2312 domain-containing protein, with amino-acid sequence MSEGNVAADQLLLYIERIERLEEEKKGIGDDIKDVYLEAKSTGYDAKIMRQIVRLRKMPAHDRQEMEAVLQTYLSALGMD; translated from the coding sequence ATGAGCGAGGGCAACGTCGCCGCCGATCAGCTGTTGCTGTATATCGAGCGCATTGAGCGCTTGGAGGAAGAGAAAAAGGGCATCGGCGACGACATCAAGGACGTCTATCTCGAGGCAAAGTCAACCGGGTACGACGCCAAGATAATGCGTCAGATCGTCCGCCTGCGGAAAATGCCGGCGCATGATCGACAGGAGATGGAAGCGGTCCTCCAGACCTATCTGTCGGCGCTGGGCATGGACTGA
- a CDS encoding DUF1244 domain-containing protein produces MADTILTDAVAATAFRRLIAHLQHRTDVQNIDLMGTAGFCRNCLADWIAEADGSLSREEAREIVHGMPFSEWKQRHQGEATPEQIAKMQESVAKNADSH; encoded by the coding sequence GTGGCCGACACAATACTCACCGATGCGGTTGCCGCAACCGCCTTCCGCCGCCTCATCGCGCATTTGCAGCATCGGACCGACGTTCAGAATATCGACCTGATGGGCACGGCAGGCTTCTGCCGCAACTGCCTGGCCGACTGGATCGCCGAAGCCGACGGGTCGCTCAGCCGCGAAGAAGCCCGCGAAATCGTGCATGGCATGCCTTTTTCCGAATGGAAACAGCGCCATCAGGGCGAAGCGACCCCCGAACAGATCGCAAAGATGCAGGAGAGTGTGGCGAAGAACGCCGACAGCCATTAG
- the pyk gene encoding pyruvate kinase — protein sequence MTKLPPRSRKVRILATLGPASDSPEVIRALFVAGADAFRINMSHGAHEDHAARIATIRALEKEFGRPTTILGDLQGPKLRVGTFKSGLAVLETGAPFVLDRDEEPGDARRVNLPHPEIYEALLPETRLLLDDGKLVLRVKKVEGGRIDTIVEVGGTLSNRKGVNVPDVVVPVPALTDKDRRDLSFAVNHGCDWIALSFVQRPEDLAEARKLMGGHGALMAKIEKPAAVQRLEEIIELADGVMVARGDLGVELPPQAVPPLQKQIVAAARRMGRPVVVATQMLESMIKAPTPTRAEVSDVATAVYDGADAIMLSAETAAGDWPEEAVAMMDSIAHSVERDPGYVARLHFTETKPDATTADALAEGAAGIVSVVGASAITCFTLSGSTVRRVARERPLTPILALTPRLDTARKLGLTWGVHAVRTKDVGTFEEMIGKARRMALRHDMTRKGGKIVVLAGVPFGTPGSTNVLHVAAIHGDELKGRE from the coding sequence ATGACGAAATTGCCGCCCCGTTCGCGCAAGGTCCGCATCCTGGCGACCCTTGGCCCCGCGAGCGACAGCCCGGAAGTGATTCGGGCGCTGTTCGTCGCCGGGGCAGACGCTTTCCGCATCAATATGAGCCATGGCGCGCATGAGGATCATGCCGCGCGGATCGCCACAATCCGCGCGCTGGAAAAGGAATTCGGGCGGCCGACGACCATATTGGGCGATCTTCAGGGGCCAAAGCTGCGCGTTGGTACGTTCAAGAGCGGCCTGGCCGTGCTGGAAACCGGCGCTCCTTTCGTGCTGGACCGGGACGAGGAGCCGGGGGACGCGCGGCGGGTCAATTTGCCGCATCCTGAGATTTACGAGGCGCTGCTGCCCGAAACCCGGCTGTTGCTGGACGATGGCAAGCTGGTGCTGCGGGTCAAGAAGGTCGAGGGTGGGCGCATCGACACCATTGTCGAGGTTGGCGGGACGCTGTCCAACCGCAAGGGGGTGAACGTGCCCGATGTGGTGGTGCCGGTGCCTGCGCTGACCGACAAGGATCGGCGCGACCTGAGCTTTGCGGTCAATCACGGGTGCGACTGGATCGCGCTGAGCTTCGTGCAGCGGCCCGAGGATCTGGCCGAGGCGCGCAAGCTGATGGGTGGGCATGGCGCGTTGATGGCGAAGATCGAGAAGCCCGCCGCCGTGCAGCGGCTGGAGGAGATTATCGAGCTGGCCGACGGCGTGATGGTGGCGCGCGGCGACTTGGGCGTCGAATTGCCGCCGCAGGCCGTGCCGCCGCTCCAGAAGCAGATCGTGGCGGCGGCGCGGCGTATGGGGCGGCCTGTCGTCGTGGCGACGCAGATGCTCGAATCGATGATCAAGGCGCCGACGCCGACGCGGGCGGAAGTGTCGGACGTCGCCACCGCCGTCTATGACGGGGCTGACGCCATCATGCTGTCGGCCGAAACGGCGGCGGGCGATTGGCCGGAGGAAGCGGTGGCGATGATGGACAGCATTGCGCACAGCGTGGAGCGCGACCCCGGCTATGTCGCGCGGCTGCACTTTACGGAGACCAAGCCCGACGCGACCACCGCCGATGCGCTGGCGGAAGGGGCGGCGGGCATTGTGTCGGTCGTGGGGGCGAGCGCCATCACCTGCTTTACCCTGTCGGGCAGCACGGTGCGCCGCGTGGCGCGCGAGAGGCCGCTGACGCCGATCCTGGCGCTGACGCCGCGGCTGGACACGGCGCGCAAGCTGGGGCTGACCTGGGGCGTGCATGCGGTGCGGACCAAGGATGTCGGCACGTTCGAAGAGATGATCGGCAAGGCGCGGCGCATGGCCTTGCGGCATGACATGACGCGCAAGGGGGGCAAGATCGTCGTGCTGGCGGGGGTGCCGTTCGGCACGCCGGGATCGACCAACGTGCTGCATGTCGCCGCCATTCACGGCGACGAGCTTAAAGGACGGGAATAG
- a CDS encoding HAD family hydrolase — protein sequence MADIAAVIFDVGKVLYHWEPRLLYERLIHDDRALDAFLRDVVSMDWHVQHDMGRPFAETSAELIARHPEHEPLIRLWGDRFIDSVQPAVAGMPELVRDLHQRGVPLYALTNFSAEFWTPFHAREAALFAHFRDIVVSGVERIAKPDPAIYRLALDRFGLPAEETLFIDDREDNIAAAQALGIHGHLFRDAPTLRRDLAALGLLAPIPVL from the coding sequence ATGGCGGACATCGCCGCCGTCATCTTCGACGTCGGCAAGGTCCTCTACCATTGGGAGCCTCGGCTCCTCTACGAGCGCCTGATCCATGACGATCGGGCGCTCGACGCGTTTCTGCGCGATGTCGTGTCGATGGACTGGCATGTCCAGCATGACATGGGCCGCCCCTTCGCGGAAACCAGCGCGGAACTGATCGCCCGCCATCCCGAACATGAACCGCTGATCCGCCTCTGGGGCGATCGCTTCATCGACAGTGTCCAGCCCGCCGTCGCCGGCATGCCCGAACTGGTCCGCGACCTGCACCAGCGGGGCGTGCCGCTCTACGCCCTCACCAATTTCAGCGCGGAATTCTGGACGCCCTTCCACGCCCGCGAAGCCGCCCTATTCGCGCACTTCCGCGACATCGTCGTGTCGGGCGTCGAACGGATCGCAAAGCCAGATCCCGCCATCTACCGCCTGGCGCTCGACCGATTCGGCCTGCCCGCGGAAGAAACGCTGTTCATCGACGATCGCGAAGACAATATCGCGGCGGCACAGGCGCTCGGCATCCACGGCCATCTGTTCCGCGACGCCCCCACTCTGCGCCGCGACCTTGCCGCGCTCGGCCTGCTCGCGCCTATTCCCGTCCTTTAA
- the ykgO gene encoding type B 50S ribosomal protein L36, whose protein sequence is MKIRNSLKSLKGRHRDNRVIRRRGRTYVINKTNRRFKARQG, encoded by the coding sequence ATGAAGATCCGCAACTCGCTCAAGTCGCTCAAGGGCCGTCACCGGGACAACCGCGTGATCCGCCGTCGCGGCCGCACCTATGTCATCAACAAGACCAACCGCCGTTTCAAGGCCCGCCAGGGCTGA
- a CDS encoding DUF4136 domain-containing protein, giving the protein MMKQILLPAALALSLSACATAVPPVEVTRFHVGDPARSGTIAVEEMPDNPDAGLEFRTYAAAVEQELQRVGFTPPAAAGARSDYVALVGFRRSFRPTGYGDDGRPVSVGVGGGVGSGGFSGMGVGIGINLSGRPKDVVMTQLQVQIRRRADSATLWEGRAVSQAREGTPAAQPGLAAQKLASALIGGYPGESGRTITVK; this is encoded by the coding sequence ATGATGAAGCAAATCCTCCTCCCCGCCGCATTGGCCCTGTCGCTGTCCGCCTGCGCGACCGCTGTGCCGCCGGTTGAAGTGACGCGGTTCCATGTAGGCGACCCGGCGCGCAGCGGGACGATCGCGGTGGAGGAAATGCCCGACAACCCGGACGCGGGGCTGGAATTCCGCACCTATGCGGCGGCGGTGGAGCAGGAGTTGCAGCGCGTGGGCTTTACCCCGCCGGCGGCTGCGGGCGCGCGGAGCGACTATGTCGCGCTGGTTGGTTTTCGCCGCAGCTTCCGCCCGACCGGCTATGGCGATGACGGCAGGCCGGTCAGCGTAGGCGTGGGCGGCGGCGTTGGCAGCGGCGGCTTTTCCGGCATGGGCGTGGGCATCGGCATCAACCTGTCGGGGCGGCCCAAGGATGTGGTGATGACGCAGTTGCAGGTGCAGATCCGCCGCCGCGCCGATTCGGCGACTTTGTGGGAAGGACGGGCGGTGAGCCAGGCGCGCGAAGGCACGCCCGCAGCCCAGCCGGGCCTTGCCGCGCAAAAGCTCGCGAGCGCGCTCATCGGGGGCTATCCGGGCGAATCGGGGCGCACTATAACCGTCAAATGA
- a CDS encoding M14 family metallopeptidase yields the protein MTISISSAFDSGNIRVRSIIDSGASVRAELEIVKDRESDFYQWFHFRVAGVAGREVELAITNCGTSAYPDGWPGYRARVSEDRENWTQADTSYANGTLTIRLSPDVNAVWLAYFAPYSMERHHDLIAWAACQPGVAHRELGLTLDGQPMDLLTIGDGPKQVWLYARQHPGESMAQWWMEGALERLCDEEDAVARLLRRQATFHIVPNMNPDGSRRGHLRTNAAGVNLNREWHEPSMERSPEVFLVRAAMDETGVDFAMDVHGDEAIPAVFLAGFEGIAGLTERQLALYNRYRDTLALRTPDFQTKLGYPTAAAGKANLSMSTNQIAQRFGAVAMTLEMPFKDNDDLPDADFGWSPARSMQLAKDCLGVLAEMIGDV from the coding sequence ATGACCATTTCGATCAGCAGCGCCTTCGACAGCGGCAATATTCGCGTTCGTTCCATCATCGACAGCGGCGCCAGCGTCCGGGCGGAGCTGGAAATCGTCAAGGACCGGGAGAGCGACTTCTATCAATGGTTCCATTTCCGGGTCGCGGGCGTGGCCGGACGCGAGGTGGAGCTGGCCATCACCAATTGCGGGACATCGGCCTATCCCGACGGCTGGCCGGGTTACAGGGCGCGGGTGAGCGAGGATCGGGAAAACTGGACCCAGGCGGACACCAGCTATGCAAACGGCACGCTGACCATCCGCCTGTCGCCTGACGTCAATGCGGTGTGGCTGGCCTATTTCGCGCCCTATTCGATGGAGCGGCACCATGACCTGATTGCTTGGGCCGCGTGCCAGCCGGGGGTCGCGCATCGCGAACTGGGCCTGACGCTGGACGGGCAGCCGATGGACCTTCTGACGATAGGGGACGGGCCAAAGCAGGTGTGGCTCTATGCACGGCAGCATCCGGGCGAGAGCATGGCGCAATGGTGGATGGAAGGCGCGCTGGAGCGGCTGTGCGACGAAGAGGATGCGGTCGCACGCCTGCTGCGCCGACAAGCGACCTTTCACATCGTGCCGAACATGAACCCCGATGGCAGTCGCAGGGGGCATTTGCGCACCAATGCGGCGGGCGTGAACCTGAACCGCGAATGGCACGAACCGTCGATGGAGCGCAGCCCCGAAGTGTTCCTGGTGCGCGCGGCGATGGACGAGACGGGGGTGGATTTCGCCATGGACGTGCATGGCGACGAAGCAATCCCGGCGGTGTTCCTGGCGGGGTTTGAGGGGATTGCGGGGCTGACGGAGCGGCAGCTGGCGCTCTATAATCGATACCGCGACACGCTGGCGCTGCGGACGCCGGATTTCCAGACGAAGCTAGGCTATCCCACCGCTGCGGCGGGCAAGGCGAACCTGTCCATGTCCACCAACCAGATCGCCCAGCGCTTCGGCGCGGTGGCGATGACGCTGGAAATGCCGTTCAAGGATAATGACGACCTGCCCGACGCCGATTTCGGCTGGTCCCCCGCGCGGTCGATGCAGCTGGCGAAGGATTGTTTGGGGGTGTTGGCGGAGATGATTGGGGACGTTTGA
- a CDS encoding MAE_28990/MAE_18760 family HEPN-like nuclease, with amino-acid sequence MVSTVSKPFSDQDLAYQLSRDLTWRIKEISDLKSAVLLSDTVARPALLRALVTVAYAHWEGHVKYSAQKYLTHVALRKIAYSSLTRQFLRNDFLPKLAAIGQKGVKERGDLIDAILDGGSRRFVQINENLVNTKSNLNFEVLCDICRVCGVDPTIFSDHENFIDVILLKRRNSIAHGEETFVGVEDLNPLTEQTISLMRMISNDLQAKAHLGHYRAMP; translated from the coding sequence ATGGTTTCAACCGTGAGTAAACCGTTTTCCGACCAAGATCTGGCCTATCAATTATCCCGAGATCTAACTTGGCGAATCAAAGAAATAAGCGACTTAAAATCTGCGGTATTATTGAGTGATACGGTTGCTCGGCCCGCCCTACTCCGCGCGCTCGTTACCGTTGCCTACGCACACTGGGAAGGCCATGTTAAATATTCTGCGCAAAAATATCTTACTCATGTCGCATTGCGCAAAATTGCTTATTCATCTTTAACTCGGCAATTTTTGAGAAACGATTTCCTGCCAAAGCTTGCCGCGATCGGTCAGAAAGGTGTCAAAGAAAGGGGAGATTTAATTGATGCCATCCTTGATGGAGGCTCACGGCGGTTCGTTCAAATCAATGAAAATCTAGTCAATACAAAATCAAATCTCAATTTTGAGGTTCTTTGCGATATTTGTCGCGTGTGCGGAGTTGATCCCACTATTTTTTCAGATCATGAGAATTTTATAGATGTTATTCTGTTGAAACGAAGAAACTCCATCGCTCACGGCGAAGAAACTTTCGTCGGGGTCGAGGATCTAAATCCACTTACAGAACAGACTATCAGTTTGATGCGAATGATCTCAAATGATTTGCAGGCCAAGGCCCATTTAGGACATTATCGTGCCATGCCTTGA
- a CDS encoding DUF262 domain-containing protein: MTDLIDEIELAARSVRTDAYSMSISELVSQYEDGDLVIDPEFQRLFRWEPGQKSKLIESLLLGIPLPSIFVFETDQGKWELIDGLQRLSTILEFMGKLRLPEGVIAPPSVLEATRYLPSLHNVVWEESDQVEGVAVADQRPLDKTQQLAIRRARLGVEILKRPSDDATKFDLFQRLNAGGTVANAQELRNSITLMVNAPYFRALRTAAENDNFKTVTGINEDQEQKQRHLELAMRFLVHTFIEYDGKLDVEEYIDEGAIALARNGDIARDTSTIIQTFDLLSQADGDRALRRFDGVRHTGKIGLVALETIAVGIAKNLSDVRALPDAVGFIRQKSRDFWQDPATANFTSPGVRGTTRIQRTVPYGAQWFQP, from the coding sequence ATGACTGATTTGATTGACGAAATTGAATTGGCTGCGCGTAGTGTGCGAACTGACGCTTATTCAATGTCCATCAGCGAGCTCGTTAGTCAGTATGAGGATGGTGATCTAGTTATCGATCCTGAGTTTCAACGGCTCTTTCGATGGGAGCCCGGCCAGAAATCGAAGCTAATTGAGTCCCTTTTGCTGGGAATACCTTTGCCTTCGATATTTGTTTTTGAAACAGACCAAGGAAAATGGGAGCTTATCGACGGTCTACAGCGCTTATCGACCATACTAGAATTCATGGGAAAGCTACGTTTGCCCGAAGGAGTGATAGCTCCACCATCGGTGCTGGAAGCAACACGGTATCTCCCATCATTGCATAATGTCGTATGGGAAGAATCTGATCAGGTCGAAGGTGTGGCAGTAGCAGACCAGAGGCCTCTAGATAAAACTCAACAACTTGCAATCAGAAGAGCGCGTCTAGGCGTAGAAATTTTGAAGCGGCCGAGTGATGACGCCACTAAATTTGATCTTTTCCAAAGGCTAAATGCTGGCGGAACTGTAGCAAATGCTCAAGAGTTGAGAAATTCAATTACATTGATGGTGAATGCTCCATATTTTAGAGCATTACGTACAGCAGCAGAAAATGATAATTTCAAGACTGTGACTGGAATAAATGAAGATCAAGAGCAGAAGCAACGTCACCTTGAACTAGCAATGCGTTTTCTCGTCCATACATTCATAGAATATGATGGAAAGTTAGACGTCGAAGAATATATCGATGAGGGCGCAATTGCGCTGGCTCGCAATGGAGATATTGCTCGAGACACGTCTACAATCATACAAACTTTTGACCTGCTTTCTCAGGCGGATGGCGATAGGGCTCTCCGAAGATTTGATGGGGTAAGACACACAGGTAAAATTGGCTTGGTAGCGCTTGAGACGATTGCGGTTGGAATAGCCAAAAATCTGTCAGATGTTCGCGCTCTGCCCGACGCTGTGGGGTTCATTCGTCAAAAATCTCGGGATTTTTGGCAAGATCCTGCGACAGCTAACTTCACCTCACCCGGAGTCCGCGGCACAACGAGAATACAGCGAACCGTTCCTTACGGAGCGCAATGGTTTCAACCGTGA
- a CDS encoding dienelactone hydrolase family protein: MPITRRVTIHEGPGGTFESLAVFDNTASGPRPGILLFPNVLGTKEADFAYAEKVATLGYIVLVTDLYGQGKRTARTDPDMGRYMAELNADRALLRDRVTAAHALLKSLDEVDEARTAAIGFCFGGKCVLDLARSGADMAGGVSFHGVYDAPPFPNAAITARLLICHGWEDPIAPPQATVALADELTQSGCDWQIHAYGHTGHAFTDQAVNMPEKGLAYSADADRRSFRSMRDFLGDLFG; the protein is encoded by the coding sequence ATGCCCATCACCCGCCGCGTCACCATCCATGAAGGCCCCGGCGGCACGTTCGAAAGCCTCGCCGTCTTCGACAATACAGCGTCAGGCCCCCGCCCCGGCATCCTCCTCTTCCCCAACGTGCTGGGCACAAAGGAAGCCGATTTCGCCTATGCCGAAAAGGTCGCCACGCTCGGCTACATAGTCCTCGTCACCGACCTCTACGGACAGGGCAAGCGCACCGCGCGCACCGACCCGGACATGGGCCGCTACATGGCCGAACTCAACGCAGACCGCGCCCTGCTGCGCGACCGGGTGACGGCGGCGCACGCGCTGCTCAAGTCACTCGACGAAGTGGATGAAGCCCGCACCGCCGCAATCGGCTTCTGCTTCGGCGGCAAATGCGTGCTCGATCTGGCCCGCAGCGGCGCGGACATGGCAGGCGGAGTGAGCTTCCACGGCGTCTATGACGCCCCACCCTTCCCCAACGCCGCCATCACGGCCAGGCTACTGATCTGCCACGGCTGGGAAGACCCGATAGCCCCGCCCCAAGCCACCGTCGCCCTGGCCGACGAACTCACGCAATCAGGCTGCGACTGGCAGATCCACGCCTATGGCCACACCGGCCACGCCTTCACCGACCAAGCCGTCAACATGCCCGAAAAGGGCCTCGCCTACAGCGCCGATGCGGACCGCCGCAGCTTCCGCTCGATGCGGGATTTTCTGGGGGATTTGTTTGGGTAG
- a CDS encoding 50S ribosomal protein L11 methyltransferase, translating to MTDAAPTAAQSWKVTLPCTRAEAEALDGDIAAFALMNSPPVLMTSEAAPDDENAWRLDAYFEGEPSPAAIKLLRTLVPSAAGAKPLIEQLPDEDWVTLSQQGLEPVTAGRFHVRNLAADPERSGHINFLIEASRAFGTGQHETTAGCLLMLDRMRRIGMRFGNVADVGTGTGLLAFAALHLWPRAYATASDIDPVAVDISAQNAAANRIPLGRGQGQLALYTAAGVDHPAIATRAPYDLLIANILAGPLIELAPSLCALVDEGGTILLAGLLQEQADAVLTAYRTQGMRLAERSDRGDWPTLRLRKRPAIGWKRPRRIDRQARGEAPGFGSL from the coding sequence ATGACCGACGCCGCCCCCACCGCCGCCCAAAGCTGGAAAGTCACGCTCCCCTGCACCCGTGCGGAGGCAGAGGCGCTGGACGGCGACATTGCGGCCTTCGCGCTGATGAACAGCCCGCCGGTCCTGATGACCAGCGAAGCGGCCCCCGACGACGAAAACGCCTGGCGCCTCGACGCCTATTTTGAGGGCGAACCCAGCCCCGCCGCGATCAAGCTCCTTCGCACCCTCGTCCCCAGCGCCGCTGGCGCGAAACCCCTGATCGAACAGCTGCCCGACGAAGATTGGGTGACGCTCAGCCAGCAGGGCCTCGAACCCGTCACCGCCGGGCGCTTCCATGTCCGCAACCTCGCCGCCGACCCGGAACGGTCGGGCCATATCAATTTCCTCATCGAAGCCAGCCGCGCCTTCGGCACCGGCCAGCATGAAACCACCGCAGGCTGCCTGCTGATGCTCGACCGCATGCGCCGGATCGGCATGCGCTTTGGCAATGTCGCCGATGTGGGCACAGGCACCGGCCTGCTCGCCTTCGCGGCGCTCCACCTGTGGCCCCGCGCCTATGCGACCGCGTCGGATATCGACCCCGTCGCCGTCGATATCAGCGCGCAGAACGCCGCCGCCAACCGCATCCCGCTCGGCCGGGGGCAGGGTCAGCTCGCGCTCTACACCGCCGCCGGGGTCGATCATCCCGCGATAGCCACCCGCGCGCCCTACGACCTGCTGATCGCCAACATCCTGGCTGGCCCGCTCATCGAACTCGCCCCCTCGCTCTGCGCACTGGTCGATGAAGGCGGCACCATCCTGCTCGCCGGGCTGCTACAGGAACAGGCCGACGCCGTCCTTACCGCCTACCGCACGCAGGGCATGCGCCTCGCCGAACGCAGCGATCGAGGCGACTGGCCCACCCTGCGCCTGCGCAAGCGCCCCGCCATCGGCTGGAAACGCCCCCGCCGCATCGACCGTCAGGCGCGCGGCGAAGCGCCGGGTTTCGGAAGCCTTTGA
- a CDS encoding methyl-accepting chemotaxis protein has protein sequence MTSAASSKSAMIASMAEIDPTGELAAGLREIRDLIGDAASISARTFFDSYMDQSRLRSVLAASTIAKIETEAHEYVRQKLSFYEAGSWAGSSIACVRLARKRNLPLGVVLTAVSDANKQLIDMVWRKAPDDATRQRLVNIITMVSMVDASLMTNAFAGDEAEAQRSERQRIGTLFEQRIMGEIDGASQLGESLREQAKDASAATRGMLGKASEVAAAAEQSAIAMREAARTSAGLIRAIEDARTEVESAADVAQRAARQSGDAVTMSTTLTEHAKSIESILGLIRDIAGQTNLLALNATIEAARAGDAGRGFAVVAQEVKSLANQTARATDEIAGRIADIQASTRQSVETNERIRDTVGEVQSSADRIRHAMDVQAQTVTMITAAVDETALAADSMSGTISAIRQDTEVVASEIDQLERGFMSVEGKLASLRAASSDFGRQVA, from the coding sequence ATGACGTCCGCCGCATCATCGAAGAGCGCAATGATCGCCAGCATGGCAGAAATCGATCCCACCGGCGAACTGGCCGCGGGGCTTCGCGAAATTCGCGACCTGATCGGCGATGCGGCATCCATCTCCGCGCGCACCTTCTTCGACAGCTATATGGACCAGTCGCGCCTGCGCAGCGTCCTGGCGGCCTCGACCATCGCGAAGATCGAGACCGAGGCGCATGAATATGTGCGGCAGAAACTCAGCTTCTATGAAGCGGGGAGCTGGGCCGGCTCCAGCATCGCCTGCGTCCGCTTGGCGCGCAAGCGCAACCTGCCGCTGGGCGTCGTGCTGACCGCCGTATCCGACGCCAACAAGCAGCTCATCGACATGGTGTGGCGAAAGGCGCCGGACGACGCGACGCGCCAGCGCCTGGTGAATATCATCACCATGGTCAGCATGGTGGACGCCAGCTTGATGACCAACGCCTTTGCCGGCGATGAAGCCGAAGCGCAGCGCAGCGAACGCCAGCGGATCGGCACCTTGTTCGAACAGCGAATCATGGGAGAGATCGACGGCGCTTCGCAACTGGGCGAATCGCTGCGCGAACAGGCAAAGGATGCGTCCGCCGCCACGCGCGGCATGCTGGGCAAGGCGTCCGAAGTCGCCGCCGCCGCCGAACAGTCCGCCATCGCCATGCGCGAAGCCGCGCGGACATCGGCTGGCCTCATCCGCGCGATTGAGGACGCCCGGACCGAAGTGGAAAGCGCCGCCGACGTGGCGCAGCGCGCCGCCCGCCAGTCAGGCGACGCCGTCACCATGTCCACTACCCTGACCGAACATGCCAAGTCGATCGAATCGATTCTCGGCCTCATCCGCGACATTGCGGGCCAGACCAACCTGCTCGCCCTCAACGCCACGATCGAAGCGGCCCGCGCGGGCGATGCCGGTCGCGGGTTCGCCGTCGTCGCGCAGGAGGTAAAGAGCCTCGCCAACCAGACGGCGCGCGCCACCGACGAGATTGCGGGCAGGATCGCCGATATCCAGGCGTCCACCCGCCAGTCGGTCGAAACCAACGAACGCATCCGCGACACCGTGGGCGAAGTGCAATCGAGCGCCGACCGCATCCGCCACGCCATGGATGTTCAGGCGCAGACCGTCACCATGATCACGGCGGCTGTCGATGAAACCGCGCTTGCCGCCGATTCGATGTCGGGCACCATTTCCGCGATCCGCCAGGATACCGAAGTCGTCGCGTCGGAAATCGACCAGCTCGAACGCGGCTTCATGAGCGTGGAGGGCAAGCTTGCCAGCCTGCGCGCCGCCTCGTCCGACTTCGGGCGTCAGGTCGCCTGA